Within the Miscanthus floridulus cultivar M001 chromosome 17, ASM1932011v1, whole genome shotgun sequence genome, the region gtctctgctcaaacctctccttaacctctgcatcccactccttcaggccttctagacgctgcttgtccgactccttgatctcagtgtcaatccactgctcaaagtcacacagtggtggaacggtctgcaagaaaaacaaattgttacaaaacaaataaataagcaatacttaataccacaagaaaattaattaacaaaataaaaattcctcacaaacgatgcacggcgttgttgctttgtaggttcccatgcataattgggacacatccagtacctctgcctatatgtttcctcatcttcagagatgtctatcttgcaaggatcaccacaaaagcacattggtcgaggaacaccttcagggagaggctttaggtcgtagggatttgccctctgacgatcatagctacaattgaaagaatttagtcatattaacagagaaccaaacctaaacctagggttttctatttgttgcacagataatgaataaacattgggattactttggaatacgagctttaccacgccttggcatcctaacgtTACGAAAAAAATGCCTtggtcataacaaattgaaatgtaatgaccaacacattaataaaatacatagtaaccctaatgaccaacaaataactaaccctaatgacacctacaataaacaaataaccctaatgaccaaaataactagaaaccaaactaacctaacatgttcatcacatataacagttaaacaacaatgcactcaatcatcctaagccatacattttgcaaatgcaaacacaaatataccaaatcaccaaacaaccatgattccaaatgattagggacaatgtaagcacatctacgcggatagaatggaggaggggagggaccattacctcgaggaagcttcgggagacgagatccgggcaccgggggtcgattttggaggttagagtttcgtgggggccgtgggggatttgggagccgtgggggaatggaggaggggagggaagaagaagaaggggcctcggcgtggcctaaagggtccagacctcggcgttgagtcggttcacgccgaggtctggaggctcggcgttaagtgacccaacgccgagtTTCTGGGCCACCGttctttgttgggccgcctgggccgcgctccggatggggccagagctcggcgctgagtccgaccgcgccgatgttgggtactaggcgtcggctgacacgacgccgacgtctcggacccacgcgccaacgtgtcgacgacgaccccggtctcccgtgacgtggcagtacctcggcgtggagtgacacgacgccgagcctcatatctcggcgtcatgtgctaagacgcctaaaaatgatctatttttagaaattgttttggcgttggtatttttctaaaaattgttttcaaaagagaccaaaatacgaaaatttcacgCCGAGGGACAGCGGTTCGTCAAGGAGGTGTACGAGGCGCTGCGGTCGGGGCCGCAGTGGGAGGAGACGCTCCTCGTCGTCACCTATGACGAGCACGGCGGGTTCTACGACCACGTGCCCACGCCAGCCGGCGCCGGGGTCGTGCCCAGCCCCGACGGCATCGTCAGcgccgcgcccttcttcttcgGCTTCGACCGCCTCGGCGTCCGCGTCCCGGCGCTCCTGGTGTCGCCCTGGATCGAGCCCGGGACGGTGCTGCACAGGCCGTCGGCGCCATACACGACGTCGGAGTTTGAGCACTCCTCCATCCCGGCCACCGTCAAGAAGCTCTTCAACCTCAGGAGCTTCCTCACCAAGCGCGACGCCTGGGCCGGCACCTTCGACTGCGTCCTCACGCGCGACACGCCGCGCACCGACTGCCCACGTACGTACTCCATCAGTAGCTAGCGTGTAGTGACATGCATGACTGATTGACTGACACTGATGatgtgcgtgcatgcatgcagtcACCCTGCCTGAGCCAGTGAAGCggcggcggacggcggcggcggagcacgcCCCGCTGTCGGAGTTCCAGGAGGAGCTGGTGCAGCTCGCCGCGGTGCTCAACGGCGACCACACCAAGGACTCGTACCCGCACAAGCTCGTGGAGGGGATGACGGTGGCGGAGGCGGCCAGGTACTGCGTCGACGCCTTCAAGGCCTTCCGCGACGAGTGCGAAAAATGCAAGAAGCGCGGCGAGGACGGCTCCCACATCCCCACGGTGAAGCCGTCGTCGTCGGGGAAGGACAAGAGCAAGAGCAGCTTCGTTTCCAAGGCGCTGGCTTGCCTCCCCTGTGCCGTCCCTCATGACCTCTCTGATGACTGATGATGCGTGCGTCCAGGCATCAGAAATTTCCATTCAGAATCGGCTGGTGAGTAAGCGGTTCCTGTTGTTCTTGCAGTTGCAGGGGAATGGGGAAGGAGCAATGTACAGTACATAGCCTGATTGATAAGTTCGTGTGCTTCTGAATTATACAGTGTGATACCAAAGTTGTGTAGATTGAATGTGGTTATATGATTTGTATTCCCTTTCATTGATAAATATTCTAATGCATAATAGAAAGGGGGAGTAAATACAGAAACTTCAAAACTGAGTGGATACGAAAAGAGAAGCAGGGCAGTATTGTTCACCTAAACAATCATTCAGCCCACTTAAACACCATGTAAAAGCTACAAAGCGGTATGCCATTTCCGTTTAATCGATTGTATCCCGTCTAATTGGCTGTTTATCCTGTTTAATTGACCATTTAGCCTGAATAATGGATAAATGACAGGTGACCGACTCCTACTGTTTAGGAAAACGCTGAAGGCATGTGAACAGATGGTAGAATGACAAAATCTTGCAGCAGATCCTTTGCTTCACAAGATTGCATGAACATAGCAAAACAGAATTTGGAACAGCAAAGCATTGGGAATTCGAGTGAGTACAACAAGAAAACAGATGGATAAGTAGAAATTTACTGAAAACGATGGAGGTGGTTCAAGCTAGGATTACAATGTTACAAGTGATATTACAGAGGCGGTCAGCAACAATCCTCTTGAGTAGCATGCAGTACAAGGCATTTGCGAgtcttttttttgttgttgttggggAGGGAGTGGTTTTCTAGTGTAAACAGATAATGCTACTTTGTTCAGCTGGGAAATGTCAAACAAGTTATCAAGAGGCTGAAAGTGGGATTGGTCTCACCGCACCCTCTATGCGACAGAATGCCGTCTTGATCCGCTCCTTGAGTGTAGCATTTTCACATTCAACATCGCCATTCCTCCCATCCAAGTGTGCCACATTTCCGTCTACAGATATGACAAATTTCCCATCCTCTGCAACTTTAACATTACCGAAAAGTGATACCATAAGAGCATACACCACCTTTTGAGCAACCTTTTCTGTCTCTTCTTTGGTCTTCGCTGCTTCTTCAACCGGGACAACTTTGGGACCTTCCCGACTGATGTTCAAGATCATAGCCACCACAGAATCAGACACCATGTCACTGATGGGATCGGATGACCACTGCAGTGTAACATAACTTTCTGAATCCAGGCGAACTGTCACTCTTTCATGCACGATCAATGCTGGAACATCAGATTCTTCTGTTGCTGACTCCACGCTCTCGTATATTTGCTTCAGTCTGTACCTAATGACTTCAAAAGAACCAGAGTAAGGGACTGCGATGCGCTGAGTGATGTTAGCTGTAGATAACTGTGTGAACACGCGGAGATCTTCAGGAGCCATAATCTGCAGCATGTTCGctgtcgtatttggcttataagtcatggcttattagccaacgaacaatatttttctcaaacaccaaaccagccaacggtactttcagccatggcttataagccaaaccagcccaaacgaacagggctgaTATGTGAATCCCTTCTTCACAAGTAAGCCACCAGAAGACTCCAACTTCTGGTACTTTTTCTGCCAGCCTGCCAATAGTCTTGGCCATTTTCTCACACGTGAAATACATCTCCACAGATCGACAATTCTTGGGAGACACAATTTTCGTATTTGTACCATCAAACTGAGCGATAAGTTTCTGTTTAAGCCTTGACATTTCATTTGCTTCGCCATGTACAAGAATAATATTGGGTGGTCGAAGCTCATCCAGAAAGTTGCTTGTCCGAGGGAAATCAGCATGAGCTGAAAAAGAGATGTAGTGGACCTGCATATGAAGAGGAGCAGTGAGCCCATTAGCTAGCGTCACTTCTCTTGGCTCATTGATAATGGTCTTTACAAGGGTCCCTTCCACAACATAACCTGGAATAACACACACATTCTTCTTAGTCCGTGCACCACTTATCGAAAAGCTGCCTAGAGAGACCACTCTGAAGACCCTATCCGCTCAACGATAACCATAAGTCCAAACCCAGCGACCCTATCCGCTCTGCTCCTCCCATCCACGCGTCCTGATGCTTGCTGCACCGTTTCCTCCCTATGTCGCCATGCCTATCCGTCCACCCCACTCCGTCTCGCCACCGCCTGTCCCCCGCAGCGCCATGGCCCATCATCCCCTGCGGCCTCCTCCACGCTGCCTCCTTCGCGCCACATTCCCCACCAGGCTCAGTCTGTCTTGCCCGCCTCCACCGCGCTGCCTACT harbors:
- the LOC136515116 gene encoding non-specific phospholipase C3-like, with the protein product MGPELGAESDRADTKIRKFHAEGQRFVKEVYEALRSGPQWEETLLVVTYDEHGGFYDHVPTPAGAGVVPSPDGIVSAAPFFFGFDRLGVRVPALLVSPWIEPGTVLHRPSAPYTTSEFEHSSIPATVKKLFNLRSFLTKRDAWAGTFDCVLTRDTPRTDCPLTLPEPVKRRRTAAAEHAPLSEFQEELVQLAAVLNGDHTKDSYPHKLVEGMTVAEAARYCVDAFKAFRDECEKCKKRGEDGSHIPTVKPSSSGKDKSKSSFVSKALACLPCAVPHDLSDD